The genomic segment AAACGGAATAAGAAATATTGTAACGATCAAATCCGGTCCAAATTGGGGTAATAGTTCACAAATAGCTAAAATGAAATTAGATTTCAAAACTGCTCAAAAAACATTGAGAACCAGCAATTCTGGTTTGCAAATCGTAGCTGTTAATGGCTGTTGTTATGGGAGGGACAACAAACCAGACAAAGGAGACTATTACAAGTATTGCGGTCAGCTTTTTTGGGAATTTATATCTGGTGAAAGTGAACTGTTTACAGAAATTATTGAACCTCTTGGGTATAAAGCTAAAGAGAATAATGATGAATTTATAAAGTCATATTCGCAGATGATTAACAAATTCACCAAAGAATTTGCAAATATTTTTTGTAACAACAAGGGTGAAATTGATTGGGATAAGTTGGTGCGTTTTAATTCCGCAGCATTATCCCAAAGAAAGAATGCACCGCCTGTTATTTAACATTCAGCTTGTATTAAAGATTGACATTGAAAAACACCTAAAATATATTTAAATTTTAAGAAGAACATGAAAAATTGGAGAAATCTATGAATCTTGATATCCTCCTGAAGCAAACCCTGGAAATAACCGAAACCCCAGGGCTTGAAACCTTTGATCCCCGCTTTACCGACATAACAACCCTGGTGCAGGAAGGAAATTATGAACAGGCAGCAGTCCAGTCACAAGAAATTCTTGAACAGGGTATCTATGATATACGAATCATAGGCTATTTTTTATATGGGGTGTTTCTTGAACAGGGAATTGTATCTCTTGCACCGGTTTTTGAAACCATTTCAGGCATTCTGACAGATAACTGGGAAGCAGTAGGCCCTGTAAAAAACCGTGATAAACATACAGCCAACACCATTAAATGGTTTGCAGCCCAGTTGAACAAAAAACTGGAGTATGAGGAAAACAAAAAAGAGGCTGTATGGGATACCTGGTCACAGGAAACTGACAGCGATCAGGTACAGGAGGCTATGGATGCCCTGGAAAAACTTCAGCGATCTCTGGGCATGACCCTTGAAGACAAAGCCGGTCCCCTGGTTGATAACATGATGAAGATTAATGCCTGGCTTCGTTCATTCTATCAGATAGTTTACAGAGAGCCGGAACCTGAACCAGAGCCGGAAGAGGAACCAGAAGAATATGAAGAATATATAGAAGAAGAACCTGAAACACCAGGCGTAAAAACCCAGGCAGCATCATTATCAGGTACTGCACCAGCCGGCAGTATCCCGGCAGAAGGCTCATATCATTTGCAGGTATTACTCCAGAAATTAGACGCATTTGATCGTCTTATCAGCGCAGAAAAATTCCACCTGGCTGCCCTGGCGGCTGACGATATTAATGCCATTATAGCAAATTTTGACCCCAAGATATATTTCCCCAAGATATTTGCAAGATTTTCACTGCTTTTTGCCCGTCATATTTCAGAGATTATTGCACATGAACAGCATAAAGGCAGTGTGGAATGGATGGCATTGCAGGAGTTGTATAAAGTTGATCTGGAAAGTTTTGTGGGTTTTGATGCAGAAATTCAATTTTCATCATCTCAATTTGCGGGCAGCGGATATCAAGAGCAGAACGAGGAATATTATGAAGAACAGCATGGCCAAGATACTGATTATTAAGTTGATAAAAAAGGAGAAGTAAGTGGATGGATTTAATCCATTAAGTATCTAATCAAAAATTTCATAACAAAAAAAATTCCTTACCAAACGTAGAGACAAGGCATGCCTTGTCTCTACAATGGCAATCGTGTATTATTAAAAATAGATTAAAATTTATGCGCAGGTACTTAATTCTCTGTCCGATATCTGCATACAACAAGTTTTAATATCTTGATGCGGAGGATAGGATTGTAGTTGTGATTGAAAGGAATAAATATGAGACTGTAAGAAATCAGACAGGAAATAAATAAGTTGGATATGTCTGACAAAATTTTGCTGATAGCAGACGTGTGGGATACCATTGCCCAAAGCAATAAGGAACTTCCAATGCCTGAATGGCAGAAAAAGGAGCTTGATCTGAGATATAAATTGTATAAGGCAGGCAAACAGAATCTTCATGACTGGGTATCAGAAAGTCCCTGGAAGAAATTTAGATAATTTTTACCAAAAGGAAATCAACAAATGAACTGCCAAAAATGCAAAAAAGAAATAATACCAGGCATGGAAAAAAAGGTTGCTGACTGGAATTTCTGCGAAGACTGCTTTCAAGAGCTTTTGAATAAACCTGAAAAAAAGGCTGAAGAGCCTGTGTACCATAAGACTGAAAAAATCCTCTGCCATCTCTGCAACAAGGAAATCAGTGAAGATTCCTGCAAAAAAACAGGCATATGGAAATTCTGCCCTGAGTGCCATGCGGGCCTGAATTTCAGTCCAAAACAAAAATCAGGCATAAATGAAGAAGATAAAGAACTCACCCCTGAAGAAGCAAACCGGGGTACGCCTGAGATAAATCTTAATCCCAGGTTTGATTTTATGAAATCTGAAAAATGCCAGGAATGCGGCAGGGATATTCCGGTAGGCGGCAGCAGGAAGGTTAATGGGAAGTACTTGTGTCCTGATTGCTTTTATGCTCTGCCTGATTATATAAAAGCCCAGGCTGATGATTCAAATGATACAGAAATGCTTTCAGCAGTTCAACAGGCAAAAGATTCTTATACATGTGAAACCTGCGGCAGATCGGTCAATCCTGAAAATTTGAAAGAAACAGGAGGATTTAACATCTGCACAGCCTGCCTTTCCACTGACATGCACCTTGCATTACAGATTGCAAAACAAAAGCACCGCAGGTATCTGGAAAAATTTAAACATGAGATGGAATAAACTTATGA from the Desulfonema limicola genome contains:
- a CDS encoding type VI secretion system protein IglI family protein, which gives rise to MNLDILLKQTLEITETPGLETFDPRFTDITTLVQEGNYEQAAVQSQEILEQGIYDIRIIGYFLYGVFLEQGIVSLAPVFETISGILTDNWEAVGPVKNRDKHTANTIKWFAAQLNKKLEYEENKKEAVWDTWSQETDSDQVQEAMDALEKLQRSLGMTLEDKAGPLVDNMMKINAWLRSFYQIVYREPEPEPEPEEEPEEYEEYIEEEPETPGVKTQAASLSGTAPAGSIPAEGSYHLQVLLQKLDAFDRLISAEKFHLAALAADDINAIIANFDPKIYFPKIFARFSLLFARHISEIIAHEQHKGSVEWMALQELYKVDLESFVGFDAEIQFSSSQFAGSGYQEQNEEYYEEQHGQDTDY
- a CDS encoding PmeII family type II restriction endonuclease — encoded protein: MKKLNMTDVLLYVEQNIGIFHQKRIQSLDGLKLSNVLKRKNPYLFKAKYVLTAEQIIKGLVNAHISSNEETVFGDWLEGLAIFINEKVYGGCKSGITGIDLEFDKNGIRNIVTIKSGPNWGNSSQIAKMKLDFKTAQKTLRTSNSGLQIVAVNGCCYGRDNKPDKGDYYKYCGQLFWEFISGESELFTEIIEPLGYKAKENNDEFIKSYSQMINKFTKEFANIFCNNKGEIDWDKLVRFNSAALSQRKNAPPVI
- a CDS encoding addiction module protein, which produces MNKLDMSDKILLIADVWDTIAQSNKELPMPEWQKKELDLRYKLYKAGKQNLHDWVSESPWKKFR